A genomic window from Emys orbicularis isolate rEmyOrb1 chromosome 24, rEmyOrb1.hap1, whole genome shotgun sequence includes:
- the MIER2 gene encoding mesoderm induction early response protein 2, whose amino-acid sequence MGSSDHRFTLAEILSQNYGVREEREEEDDTQEKEKSLEELEKSFSASQLVLYSVVVPFLMKLCPPLAQSSEMPFEELLALYGYEASDPISEQDSESNDIPRNLPDMTLDKEQIAKDLLSGEEEEETQSSADDLTPSVTSHDASDLFPNQPSSNFLADEDKEPCSSPCASSSAEDSEEDSIPSNECKKEIMVGPQYQAAVPILHFNRHSEKAYENEDQLLWDPNILPEREVEEFLFRAVKRRWEEVSSANLPEGEMVKDNEQALYELVKCNFNAEEALRRLRFNVKVIRDELCAWSEEECRNFEHGFRVHGKNFHLIQANKVRTRSVGECVEYYYMWKKSERYDYFTQQTRFGRKKYVLHPGATDYVDNDLDGAEAENATRSRNSPPIPSATSCLDSHFNQDHLAIESAEPLSVESAACSLGSMSESGQGYECSTPSETNCSFDPAEDTSSGGISATCTRHPVNPSEMGLYQLPPAGPGLADKQETLQSSGETITMDFTLPGDINEGLPLISGRVDLDRDPEALVSPAQVSLSVTDFGIIGIGDVNSFLAAHQACPGPVARSEPLSQ is encoded by the exons ATGGGCTCATCTGACCACCGATTCACCCTAGCTGAGATCCTATCACAGAACTATGGTGTACGagaagagagggaggaggaagacGATACGCAAGAGAAAGAAAAGTCTTTAGAAGAGCTGGAAAAGAGTTTCAGTGCATCTCAG CTGGTGTTGTACTCGGTGGTTGTTCCATTCCTGATGAAGCTTTGTCCTCCTCTCGCTCAGAGCAGTGAAATGCCATTCGAGGAGCTGCTTGCACTTTACGGCTATGAGGCATCTGATCCGATCTCGGAGCAGGACAGCGAGAGCAATGACATCCCTCGCAACCTGCCGGACATGACCCTGGATAAG GAACAAATAGCGAAGGATTTGCTTtcaggggaagaagaggaggagacgCAGTCTTCAGCCGACGACCTGACTCCGTCCGTCACGTCCCACGATGCGTCGGACCTTTTCCCAAACCAGCCTAGCT CAAACTTCCTGGCTGATGAAGACAAAGAGCCCTGCTCTTCTCCATGTGCTTCCTCCTCGGCAGAGGATTCCGAAGAGGACTCCATCCCATCCAACGAGTGCAAGAAG GAGATCATGGTTGGACCTCAGTACCAGGCTGCTGTTCCTATCCTCCACTTCAACAGGCACAGTGAAAAAG CCTACGAGAATGAAGATCAGCTGCTGTGGGACCCAAACATCCTCCCCGAGAGGGAGGTGGAAGAGTTCTTGTTCCGAGCAGTTAAGCGGAGGTGGGAGGAGGTCTCCAGTGCCAATCTGCCAGAAGGAGAGATGGTGAAGGACAATGAGCAG GCTCTGTATGAACTGGTTAAATGTAACTTCAATGCAGAAGAGGCACTGCGGAGATTACGATTCAACGTGAAGGTCATCAGAG ATGAGCTTTGTGCCTGGAGCGAGGAAGAATGCAGAAACTTTGAACACGGGTTTAGAGTCCACGGAAAAAACTTCCATCTTATACAAGCGAACAAG GTCCGCACCCGGTCGGTGGGAGAGTGCGTGGAGTACTATTACATGTGGAAGAAGTCGGAGCGCTATGACTACTTCACCCAGCAGACTCGCTTCGGAAGGAAGAAGTATGTCCTCCACCCTGGAGCCAC GGATTACGTGGATAACGACTTGGACGGGGCCGAGGCGGAAAATGCCACCCGCTCTCGGAACTCCCCACCGATTCCCTCTGCCACCAGCTGCCTGGACTCTCACTTCAATCAAGATCACCTGGCAATTGAGAGTGCAG AGCCTCTGAGCGTGGAGAGCGCAGCCTGCAGTTTGGGCAGCATGAGCGAATCGGGCCAGGGTTACGAGTGCAGCACTCCCTCAGAGACAAACTGTTCCTTTGACCCTGCAGAGGACACGTCCTCGGGCGGCATCTCAGCCACTTGCACGCGGCATCCAGTGAACCCCTCGGAAATGGGGCTTTACCAGCTGCCACCGGCAGGACCGGGCCTGGCAGACAAGCAGGAGACATTGCAGAGCTCCGGCGAGACGATAACTATGGACTTCACTCTCCCCGGAGACATTAACGAGGGGTTGCCTTTAATTTCCGGCCGTGTGGATTTGGACAGGGACCCAGAGGCACTGGTGTCCCCTGCTCAAGTGTCCTTATCGGTCACAGATTTTGGCATCATCGGCATTGGAGATGTAAATAGTTTCCTGGCTGCTCACCAGGCCTGCCCGGGGCCGGTGGCTCGGTCAGAGCCTTTGTCACAGTGA